A DNA window from Selenomonas sp. oral taxon 126 contains the following coding sequences:
- a CDS encoding PTS transporter subunit IIABC: MKDEIFSVLQRVGRSFMLPVAILPIAGILLGIGASFTNPTTIETYGLGGVLGAGTALHSLLSIMASAGSTIFGNLPIIFAVGVAIGMAKAEKEVAALSAMIAFFVMHTACNAMLKLGGQILPDGSIAPHVLEGTIAASCGIMSFQMGVFGGIIVGIGVAWLHNKYHKIVLPNALSFFGGSRFVPIISTIVFLFVGILMYFVWPLAQQGIFALGSLVTGTGYIGTLIFGIIKRALIPFGLHHVFYLPFWQTGVGGSMMIDGQLIQGGQNIFFAQLASPNVAHFSADATRYFSGEFIFMIFGLPGAALAMYHCARPEKKKVAGGLLLSAALTCMLTGITEPIEFSFLFVAPALFAVQVALAGAAYMIAHMLNIAVGLTFSGGLLDFFIFGILQGEAKTSWMYVIPVGVIYFFLYYFIFRWMITHFNFKTPGREDDDEETKLYTKADYKAREGAGGASGDAGFDAKSAAIARGLGSKRNITSVDCCATRLRCSVTDSSLVNEKLLKATGAVGVIVKGTGVQVIYGPQVAVIKSNLETYLETAPDVEPEDDAPAAAPAEEKPADTPAAAPANAAKRTLNSPVTGTVHPITEAPDEAFASKMMGDGFFIYPSKGEVLAPDDGEVVFVFDTKHAIGMKSADGTEYLLHIGVDTVALGGKGFTVFVESGQQVKKGDKLMEFDIPYIQENAKSDACLVIFTGLPEGTSVEMTAEGEVTALDPVAKV; this comes from the coding sequence ATGAAAGATGAAATCTTTAGTGTGCTCCAGCGGGTTGGGCGCAGCTTCATGCTGCCCGTCGCGATTCTGCCGATTGCAGGTATCCTGCTCGGCATCGGCGCGTCGTTCACCAACCCCACGACGATTGAGACGTACGGTCTCGGCGGCGTGCTCGGCGCGGGCACGGCACTGCACTCGCTGCTCTCGATCATGGCGAGCGCGGGCAGCACGATCTTCGGCAATCTGCCGATCATCTTCGCGGTCGGCGTCGCGATCGGCATGGCAAAGGCAGAGAAGGAGGTCGCGGCACTCTCCGCGATGATCGCCTTCTTCGTCATGCACACGGCGTGCAACGCGATGCTGAAGCTCGGCGGACAGATCCTGCCGGACGGCTCGATTGCGCCGCACGTGCTCGAGGGCACGATTGCCGCCTCCTGCGGCATCATGTCGTTCCAGATGGGCGTCTTCGGCGGTATCATCGTCGGCATCGGCGTCGCATGGCTGCACAACAAGTATCACAAGATCGTCCTGCCAAATGCACTCTCCTTCTTCGGCGGTTCGCGCTTCGTTCCGATCATCTCGACGATTGTCTTTCTCTTCGTCGGGATCCTGATGTACTTCGTCTGGCCGCTCGCGCAGCAGGGCATCTTCGCGCTCGGCAGCCTCGTTACGGGCACGGGCTACATTGGCACGCTGATCTTCGGTATTATCAAGCGTGCGCTCATCCCCTTCGGCCTGCACCACGTCTTCTACCTGCCGTTCTGGCAGACGGGCGTCGGCGGCTCGATGATGATCGACGGCCAGCTCATCCAGGGCGGTCAGAACATCTTCTTCGCACAGCTCGCCTCGCCGAATGTCGCGCATTTCAGCGCGGATGCGACACGCTACTTCTCGGGCGAGTTCATCTTCATGATCTTCGGTCTGCCGGGCGCGGCGCTCGCGATGTATCACTGCGCGCGTCCCGAAAAGAAGAAGGTCGCAGGCGGACTCCTCCTCTCGGCGGCGCTCACCTGTATGCTCACGGGTATCACGGAGCCGATCGAGTTCTCCTTCCTCTTCGTCGCCCCCGCGCTCTTTGCCGTGCAGGTCGCACTTGCGGGCGCAGCATACATGATTGCGCATATGCTCAACATCGCCGTCGGACTCACGTTCTCGGGCGGTCTCCTCGACTTCTTCATCTTCGGTATTCTGCAGGGTGAGGCAAAGACGAGCTGGATGTACGTCATCCCCGTCGGCGTCATCTACTTCTTCCTCTACTACTTCATCTTCCGCTGGATGATTACGCACTTCAACTTCAAGACGCCGGGCCGCGAGGACGACGACGAGGAGACGAAGCTCTATACAAAGGCGGACTACAAGGCGCGCGAGGGCGCGGGCGGCGCATCGGGCGATGCGGGCTTTGACGCAAAGAGCGCGGCGATTGCACGCGGTCTCGGCAGCAAGCGCAACATCACCTCCGTTGACTGCTGCGCAACGCGTCTGCGCTGCTCCGTGACGGACTCCTCACTCGTCAACGAAAAGCTCCTCAAGGCGACGGGCGCAGTCGGTGTCATCGTCAAGGGCACGGGCGTACAGGTCATCTACGGGCCGCAGGTCGCTGTCATCAAGTCGAACCTCGAGACCTATCTCGAAACGGCGCCCGACGTTGAGCCGGAGGATGATGCACCTGCAGCAGCCCCCGCAGAGGAGAAGCCGGCAGACACGCCCGCAGCTGCTCCTGCAAACGCGGCAAAGCGCACGCTGAACAGCCCCGTGACGGGCACGGTACATCCCATCACGGAGGCACCCGATGAGGCGTTTGCGAGCAAGATGATGGGCGACGGCTTCTTCATCTACCCGAGCAAGGGCGAAGTTCTTGCACCCGACGACGGCGAGGTTGTCTTCGTCTTCGATACGAAGCACGCCATCGGCATGAAGAGTGCGGACGGCACGGAGTATCTGCTCCATATCGGCGTAGACACGGTCGCGCTTGGCGGCAAGGGCTTCACCGTCTTTGTCGAGTCGGGACAGCAGGTGAAAAAGGGCGACAAGCTCATGGAGTTCGACATCCCCTACATCCAGGAGAATGCGAAATCCGACGCCTGCCTCGTGATCTTCACAGGCCTGCCCGAGGGCACGAGCGTCGAGATGACCGCCGAGGGCGAAGTCACGGCACTCGATCCCGTTGCAAAAGTCTAA
- the ttdB gene encoding L(+)-tartrate dehydratase subunit beta, protein MKKKVLTTPIQPEDIADINVGDVIYLTGYLTTCRDVAHRRVIEEGRKLPVDVKDGAILHAGPIIRKHGEGAYEMVTVGPTTSMRMEKFEEAFIAETGVRLIIGKGGMKDGTMRGCRDHKALHCVFPAGCAVVAATCVEEIVDAHWLDLGMPETLWTCKVKEFGPLIVSIDTHGRNLFEENKVVFNERKEKACAEICKQVGFIK, encoded by the coding sequence ATGAAAAAGAAAGTGCTGACGACCCCGATTCAGCCCGAGGATATTGCAGATATCAACGTGGGCGACGTGATCTACCTCACAGGCTATCTCACAACCTGCCGCGATGTGGCGCACCGCCGCGTGATCGAGGAGGGGCGAAAGCTCCCCGTCGACGTGAAGGACGGCGCGATTCTCCACGCAGGTCCGATCATCCGCAAGCACGGTGAGGGGGCATACGAGATGGTGACGGTCGGCCCCACGACGAGCATGCGCATGGAGAAATTCGAGGAGGCATTTATCGCAGAGACGGGCGTGCGGCTCATCATCGGCAAGGGCGGCATGAAGGACGGCACGATGCGCGGCTGCCGCGACCACAAGGCACTGCACTGCGTCTTCCCTGCGGGCTGCGCCGTTGTCGCCGCCACGTGCGTCGAGGAGATCGTGGATGCGCACTGGCTCGACCTCGGGATGCCAGAGACGCTTTGGACGTGCAAGGTGAAGGAGTTTGGCCCCCTCATCGTCTCCATCGACACGCACGGGCGCAATCTCTTCGAGGAGAACAAGGTCGTCTTCAACGAGCGCAAAGAAAAGGCGTGTGCAGAAATCTGCAAGCAGGTTGGGTTTATTAAGTGA
- the ttdA gene encoding L(+)-tartrate dehydratase subunit alpha — protein MTKVEAIARMTDVLAKFVAYTGKRLPDDVRAKIRELAAEEDAPLAKSIYETMEKNQELAMKLNRPSCQDTGAAQFFLKCGVNFPYMGEMEEVLHAAVVQATADAPLRHNAVETFDEYNTGKNVGKEIPSVFWDIVPERDDIEIHTYMAGGGCTLPGKAMVLMPGEGYEGVTRFVLDVMTSYGLNACPPLLVGVGVGTSVEVAALHSKKALMRPIGSHNPNSRAAQMEQLLEDGINAIGLGPQGLMGKHSVLGVNIENSARHPSVIGVAVSVGCWSHRRGHIIFDKNLDYRILSHAEVDF, from the coding sequence ATGACGAAAGTGGAAGCTATCGCGCGCATGACCGACGTGCTTGCAAAATTTGTGGCGTACACGGGCAAGCGGCTGCCGGATGATGTGCGGGCAAAGATCAGAGAGTTGGCGGCAGAGGAGGATGCGCCGCTCGCGAAGTCCATCTATGAGACGATGGAGAAGAATCAGGAACTTGCAATGAAGTTGAACCGTCCGAGCTGCCAGGATACGGGCGCGGCGCAGTTCTTTTTGAAATGCGGGGTGAATTTCCCCTACATGGGCGAGATGGAGGAGGTTCTGCACGCGGCGGTCGTGCAGGCAACGGCAGACGCGCCGCTTCGTCACAACGCCGTGGAGACGTTCGACGAGTACAACACGGGCAAGAATGTCGGCAAGGAGATCCCGTCCGTGTTCTGGGATATCGTCCCGGAGCGTGATGATATCGAGATCCATACCTATATGGCGGGCGGCGGCTGCACACTGCCGGGCAAGGCGATGGTGCTCATGCCGGGCGAGGGCTACGAGGGCGTCACGCGCTTCGTCCTTGATGTCATGACAAGCTACGGGCTGAACGCCTGCCCGCCGCTCCTCGTCGGTGTCGGCGTCGGCACGTCGGTCGAGGTGGCGGCACTGCACTCGAAGAAGGCGCTTATGCGCCCCATCGGCTCGCACAATCCGAACTCGCGCGCCGCACAGATGGAGCAGCTGCTCGAGGACGGCATCAATGCCATCGGACTCGGCCCGCAGGGGCTGATGGGCAAGCACTCCGTACTTGGCGTCAACATCGAGAATAGCGCACGCCATCCGTCTGTGATCGGTGTTGCCGTGAGCGTCGGCTGCTGGTCGCACAGACGCGGGCACATCATCTTTGACAAGAATCTTGACTATAGGATTCTCTCGCATGCGGAGGTGGATTTCTGA
- a CDS encoding LysR family transcriptional regulator, producing MEFRHFRYILKIAEEGTLSRAAKALYVSQPSLSQLLAAQEKKIGAPLFDRGTRLTPTAVGRRYLEMARSIIALDESFHQQVDDIVRGAAGDVTVGLTQFRSTHLLAPMLPAFRAKYPKITLHLREDTTERLEEMAAAGEMDCMISLLPIDERRFDYDILFEERLLLALPPAHPVCTALGLVPGDRTSLPRVPLAALRETPFLLMHREQKLHDMLLTLCEDEGFVPEIALETRSMNTAHALAGAGLGTAVLPETLIAAAPPAHPPCYAAIEGDPCRMIVLARAKKRYLPRAVSIFREELRTFCSDIQKEQKPL from the coding sequence ATGGAATTTCGTCATTTTCGCTATATCCTGAAAATCGCCGAGGAGGGCACGCTCTCGCGCGCAGCAAAGGCACTCTATGTCTCGCAGCCGTCGCTCTCACAGCTTCTCGCTGCGCAGGAAAAGAAGATCGGTGCGCCGCTCTTTGATCGCGGTACGCGGCTCACACCGACCGCCGTCGGCAGACGCTACCTTGAGATGGCACGCTCCATCATCGCGCTCGATGAATCCTTCCATCAGCAGGTGGACGACATTGTGCGCGGCGCGGCGGGCGATGTGACCGTCGGGCTCACTCAGTTCCGAAGCACACATCTCCTCGCGCCCATGCTCCCCGCCTTTCGCGCGAAATATCCAAAGATCACGCTCCACCTGCGCGAGGATACGACGGAGCGCCTCGAAGAGATGGCGGCGGCGGGAGAAATGGACTGCATGATCTCGCTGCTCCCCATCGACGAGCGCCGCTTCGACTATGACATACTCTTTGAGGAGCGCCTTCTGCTCGCGCTCCCGCCCGCACATCCCGTATGCACCGCACTCGGACTCGTCCCCGGCGACCGCACGTCTCTGCCAAGAGTGCCTCTCGCCGCACTGCGTGAGACGCCGTTCCTCCTGATGCACCGCGAGCAGAAGCTGCACGATATGCTCCTTACGCTCTGCGAGGACGAGGGCTTCGTCCCCGAGATCGCACTCGAAACACGCAGCATGAACACAGCGCACGCCCTTGCGGGTGCGGGGCTCGGCACTGCCGTCCTGCCTGAGACACTGATCGCCGCCGCACCGCCCGCGCATCCGCCCTGCTATGCTGCCATAGAGGGTGATCCCTGCCGCATGATCGTGCTCGCACGTGCGAAAAAGCGCTACCTCCCGCGCGCTGTCAGCATATTCCGCGAGGAACTCCGGACATTCTGCTCTGACATACAAAAAGAGCAGAAGCCGCTTTGA
- a CDS encoding rhodanese-like domain-containing protein — protein sequence MSKFVMALCLSVLTLGICGCGSAQQADTPKSAAASDAKEQGTAFQRVSSDEAAKMMTAESGYLIVDVRTAGEYAGGHIPNAINVPNESINTTPPKELPDKGQRIFVYCRSGARSQQAAQKLANMGYTNIVEMGGIKDWHGDVVK from the coding sequence ATGAGTAAATTTGTTATGGCTCTTTGTCTGAGTGTACTGACACTGGGGATCTGCGGATGCGGCAGTGCGCAACAGGCAGACACACCGAAGTCCGCCGCTGCGTCCGATGCAAAGGAACAGGGAACGGCATTTCAGCGTGTAAGTTCCGATGAAGCGGCAAAGATGATGACGGCAGAGTCAGGGTATCTGATTGTCGATGTGCGGACGGCGGGCGAATACGCGGGCGGGCATATCCCGAACGCAATCAATGTGCCGAATGAGTCCATCAATACAACGCCGCCGAAGGAACTGCCGGATAAGGGGCAGCGCATCTTCGTCTACTGCCGCAGCGGTGCGCGCAGCCAACAGGCAGCCCAGAAACTCGCCAATATGGGGTATACGAACATCGTCGAGATGGGCGGCATCAAGGATTGGCACGGAGATGTGGTGAAATAA
- a CDS encoding rhodanese-like domain-containing protein, whose protein sequence is MRKIVAVLVLFAMALFIAGCDGDAHEDQKEQAKYRRITADEAQVLMQREQDYLILDVRTPEEFAEGHIPHAINIPMDAFGEEAPRELPDRNQTIFVYCVKGIRSMNVANRLAHMGYKNIVEMGGIQDWHGDIEK, encoded by the coding sequence ATGAGAAAGATTGTGGCCGTCCTTGTGCTTTTTGCGATGGCTCTTTTCATCGCCGGCTGTGATGGAGATGCGCATGAAGATCAAAAGGAGCAGGCGAAATACCGCCGTATTACCGCCGATGAGGCGCAGGTGCTCATGCAGCGGGAGCAGGACTATCTGATCCTCGATGTGCGCACACCGGAGGAGTTTGCGGAGGGACATATTCCTCATGCGATCAACATCCCGATGGATGCGTTCGGCGAGGAGGCGCCTCGTGAGCTGCCTGATCGGAATCAGACGATCTTTGTCTACTGCGTCAAGGGGATTCGCAGTATGAATGTCGCAAACCGTCTCGCGCATATGGGATACAAGAACATCGTCGAGATGGGCGGCATTCAGGATTGGCACGGCGATATTGAGAAATAA
- a CDS encoding sulfite exporter TauE/SafE family protein: MLFLSMLLMGGIIGFVGAGGSGVIITLLVVGFGIPIHQALAVALGSMAFTTLSGAVSHYREREVVPLTGAVLGLGGLAGALIGAVLSNHMEAPNLSLFTGVMLLSSACLLYLRIYQAEWLGRQIPVREELLTGRRLYLYGLPVGFVCGVLSGAFGIGSAAYIQIALMVVFGVPLLQAIGTTMMIIVPISISGGIGYVLYGQLDPWLFIQTLVALSVGSYFGAKLTHLASLPVLRFWIVALPTIGGSIMILFR, encoded by the coding sequence ATGCTCTTTCTGTCCATGCTCCTCATGGGGGGGATCATTGGTTTTGTCGGAGCAGGCGGTAGCGGTGTCATCATCACGCTGCTCGTCGTTGGCTTTGGCATTCCCATTCATCAGGCGCTCGCCGTCGCGCTCGGCTCAATGGCGTTTACAACGCTCTCGGGTGCAGTCAGTCACTACCGCGAGCGCGAGGTTGTGCCGCTGACGGGTGCAGTCCTTGGCTTGGGGGGGCTTGCCGGAGCGCTGATCGGTGCCGTGCTCTCGAACCATATGGAGGCGCCGAATCTGAGCCTCTTTACAGGCGTGATGCTGCTCTCAAGCGCATGCCTCCTCTATCTGCGCATCTATCAGGCGGAGTGGCTCGGACGGCAGATTCCTGTGCGCGAGGAGCTCCTCACGGGGCGCCGGCTCTATCTCTATGGGCTGCCCGTCGGTTTCGTCTGCGGTGTCTTATCAGGCGCATTCGGCATCGGCTCGGCGGCATATATTCAGATTGCGCTCATGGTTGTCTTTGGCGTGCCACTTCTCCAGGCAATCGGGACGACGATGATGATTATCGTGCCGATCTCGATCAGCGGCGGCATCGGTTACGTTCTCTATGGACAGCTCGATCCGTGGCTCTTTATACAGACACTCGTCGCACTCTCGGTTGGCTCATATTTTGGAGCGAAGCTGACACATCTCGCATCGCTGCCCGTACTGCGCTTCTGGATCGTCGCTCTGCCGACGATCGGCGGTTCGATTATGATACTCTTTCGATAG
- the gltX gene encoding glutamate--tRNA ligase: MHIGNLRTALYAYLFARANDGTFILRIEDTDRNRYVADAVDFIRRTLDAAGIVPDEGPDDIGGDYGPYVQSERMEIYRKYAEQLVESGHAYRCFCHHTEEAEQTEGEKSFGGYPRTCRDLSAAEVEEHLARGEEYVIRQKMPLVGETTFYDVLHGNVTIPNTELEDQVLLKRDGMPTYNFANVIDDHLMKVSHIIRGTEFITSTPKHVLLYEAFGWEAPIFVHLAPVMGRDDATGKTSKLSKRHGATSFDDLVQMGYPAEAIVNYVALLGWSPKTTNQEVFSMDELVESFSLEGLSKSPAVFDYDKLGWMSGEYFKAMTDEEFAAAARPFAGDLPAHIEEQWGAIAALLRTRVTKLGDVRPAIEFLIETPPFDVHLYENKRNKVTPEAARELLPVLIEILAALPAERWENDLLYALLEECIEREGWKKGTVMWVLRIAAAGQAVTPGGATELLAILGREAGLARLEAALAQLSA; this comes from the coding sequence ATGCACATCGGCAATCTGCGCACGGCGCTCTATGCCTATCTGTTTGCACGCGCAAATGATGGGACGTTCATCCTGCGCATCGAGGATACGGATCGCAATCGCTATGTGGCGGATGCGGTGGACTTCATCCGTCGCACGCTCGATGCGGCGGGCATCGTGCCCGATGAGGGACCCGACGACATCGGCGGGGACTACGGCCCCTACGTGCAGAGCGAGCGCATGGAGATCTACAGGAAATATGCGGAGCAGCTCGTGGAGAGCGGTCATGCCTACCGCTGTTTCTGCCACCACACGGAGGAGGCGGAACAGACCGAGGGAGAAAAGTCCTTCGGCGGCTATCCGCGTACGTGTCGTGACCTCAGTGCCGCCGAGGTGGAGGAACATCTCGCGCGCGGCGAGGAGTATGTCATTCGGCAGAAGATGCCGCTCGTCGGTGAGACAACGTTCTACGACGTGCTCCACGGCAATGTCACGATTCCGAATACGGAGCTCGAGGATCAGGTACTCCTGAAACGCGACGGCATGCCGACCTATAATTTTGCAAACGTGATCGACGACCACCTCATGAAGGTGTCGCATATCATTCGCGGCACGGAGTTCATCACCTCGACGCCGAAGCACGTCCTCCTCTACGAGGCGTTCGGCTGGGAGGCGCCCATCTTCGTCCACCTCGCGCCCGTCATGGGACGCGACGATGCGACGGGCAAGACGAGCAAGCTCTCGAAGCGGCACGGTGCGACGAGCTTTGACGATCTCGTGCAGATGGGCTACCCCGCTGAGGCGATTGTGAACTATGTCGCGCTCCTCGGATGGAGTCCGAAGACGACGAATCAGGAAGTCTTCTCGATGGACGAGCTGGTCGAGTCATTCTCGCTCGAGGGGCTGTCGAAGTCGCCCGCCGTCTTTGACTATGACAAGCTCGGCTGGATGAGCGGCGAGTACTTCAAGGCGATGACGGACGAGGAATTTGCCGCAGCAGCGCGTCCCTTTGCGGGAGATCTGCCCGCGCATATCGAGGAGCAGTGGGGGGCGATTGCCGCGCTCCTGCGTACGCGCGTCACGAAGCTCGGCGATGTACGCCCCGCAATCGAATTCCTCATCGAGACGCCGCCGTTCGACGTGCATCTCTACGAGAACAAGCGCAACAAGGTGACACCCGAGGCGGCACGGGAACTTCTGCCCGTCCTCATCGAAATCCTCGCGGCGCTGCCCGCAGAGCGTTGGGAGAACGATCTCCTCTATGCCCTGCTTGAGGAGTGCATCGAGCGCGAGGGCTGGAAGAAGGGCACAGTCATGTGGGTTCTGCGCATTGCAGCGGCAGGACAGGCGGTGACGCCGGGCGGTGCGACCGAGCTCCTGGCCATCCTCGGCAGGGAGGCAGGTCTTGCACGTCTCGAGGCGGCGTTGGCACAGCTTTCTGCATAA
- a CDS encoding dihydroxyacetone kinase family protein: GKSLRECLEDALNEGRAGAEYTKTIAARRGRAALIGPRSIGIEDPGAMSSLIMFRALCSYLRG, encoded by the coding sequence GGGAAGAGCCTGCGTGAGTGCCTTGAGGACGCGCTCAACGAGGGGCGTGCAGGTGCGGAGTACACGAAGACGATTGCGGCGCGAAGAGGGCGTGCGGCACTCATCGGACCGCGCAGTATCGGCATCGAGGATCCGGGCGCGATGAGCTCGCTCATCATGTTCCGCGCACTGTGCAGCTATCTGCGCGGCTGA
- the dhaL gene encoding dihydroxyacetone kinase subunit DhaL, translated as MANVRDAVNAVITAIMAQKDYLTAVDAKTGDGDHGLNMARGFTAARERLAELPADAPVKDVLYHIGRAFIENVGGAAGPLYGIGFVRASEAVNEHTRLDVHSFEKLFTAGIDAIQRRGRAERGDKTMLDTLIPIRDAFRSENADGQI; from the coding sequence ATGGCAAATGTTCGTGATGCAGTGAATGCGGTCATCACCGCAATTATGGCGCAGAAGGATTATCTGACGGCGGTGGATGCCAAGACCGGGGACGGGGATCATGGTCTGAATATGGCGCGCGGATTCACGGCGGCGCGGGAACGTCTGGCGGAACTGCCCGCCGATGCGCCGGTGAAGGATGTGCTCTACCACATCGGACGTGCGTTCATCGAGAACGTCGGCGGTGCGGCAGGTCCTCTGTACGGCATTGGATTCGTGCGTGCAAGCGAGGCGGTGAACGAGCATACGCGGCTCGATGTGCACAGCTTCGAGAAGCTCTTTACGGCGGGGATTGATGCGATCCAGCGGCGCGGACGAGCCGAGCGCGGCGACAAGACGATGCTCGATACGCTCATCCCGATCCGCGACGCATTCCGATCGGAGAATGCGGATGGGCAGATCC